The Anaerolineae bacterium genome includes the window CGTGATCAAGGGCTTTAACTGTGACCCGATTGTAGCCCCCTCTGGACAATAAACCCAGTAAAACGGTTCCTTTGGCATCAACTGACAGCCGCAACATTGTTTCATCTGCATCAGCTTCAGCATTGACCAGGGCTAATTGCTCAAAGATGGCATCTGTTTCCGGTTTTTTCTTGAGTGGTCTACTTTTCCTGACTTTTTTCAATGTATAGTCCAGTTGATTGAGTTTGTGTCCGATTGTATCTGCACTCGGTAGCTCCTCATCACGGTACCCTTTTTGTTCAAGCAATTGTTTTCTGACCTCGGCGGCACTCAAACGAATATACAATTGCGTGGTCTGGAAGGTTGGGTCTGTTTGACTGACTGCATTGGCAATCGCTTTGATGTCAGCCAGCAAATCGGGCAAGTAGTATTCAGCCGGTTTCCGACCCCGCGTCCTAAAATTATCCAAGTAGGCAAAGTGGCCTTCCAATTCTGCCATCCCTTTCCGTATTGTGCCTCGGTTCCAGCCCAGTTCTTCTTCCGCCCGACGTTGCCCACCCTTACCCAATCCTTTGACTACTTTGGCCTTAAATATCCGTCTGGCGTACCCTTTTAACTCTTGCGCCGTTTCAATAAAAATAGTTTTCAATTGGGCGTATGTAAAGGTTGGGGGGGAGAAATGACAAAACACCGGGGATGAGGTAACTTTTGATAATCGACCAAGATTGTCAAAAAGGAACCTGAGTAGCCGATGTCTTGTCTAACCAACACTATAGCTCAAAGTGACCCATCATTGCAAGAACTGATTGATAAGATAAAAAATGCGTCCTCACTGGCGTTGCTCATTTTGGCGGCACTGCAATTGGGGCGAGTGGTGGCCGCCAAAGTAGCCGAGGAGGTTTTGAACGAGCGGGGGCAAGCGCCGGACGAGGGCGGGGTGTGTCCCGACTGTAATCAAAATCTGGAAAGTAAGGGACTGAAGCGGCGAGAAATGATTACTTTGCTAGGGTTGGTCAAATGGCGACGACGGGTGCGGGGCTGTCCGGGTAAGTGTGCCACGGGCCAAGTGGCGTCATTGGATGCCGCCTTGGGGTTGAAGCCTTATCAACGGACGAGCCTGGAAGTGAAATGGTTGGCCTGTGCCTTGGCCGTGTTTGTCCCGTTTGAGATAGCCGCCGTGCTATTCGAGTTATTGACGGGAGTCAAGGTAGAGAGCAAATCCATTTGGTCGTGGGTGCAACAGAGTGGGCAGCGCGCGATGGCTCAGTTGGCGAACCAACTGGCAGCCCTGACTCAAGGGGAGTTGCCGGAAGAGGAAGTGTTGGCGACGGGGACCAAGACCTTGCCCCTGCTAATAGGGGCTGATGGGGTGATGACCCCCTTCCGTCCCCAAGCGGGCAGGGCTAAAGGCAAGACGGTCTGGCGGGAGGTGAAGGTGGGGATCCTGGCTCGCTTGGGTGAACGGGTGACGACAGCCGGCCAGCGGGTCACGCACTTGACCCAACGCCGCCTGGTCGCGGTGTTAGGGGACATTGACGCCTTAAGTCCTCGCCTGTGGCTGGAAGCGGTACGGCAAGGCGTGTCGAGTAGTCCGCAGGTGGTCTGGTTAGCCGATGGCGGGCGGGGCTTCTGGCGACTCTTTGAGGAACGTTTTGCCACGGCCGGTCTGACAGGCACGCTCACCGGCATTCTGGACTTTTACCACGCCGCACAAAATTTATGGAAAGGCAGTCAGGCCTGGCTGGATGGACGCACCCAACGGGCACGAGACTGGTTCAAGTCCGCTCGCCGCTTGTTGCGGCAGGGCAAAAGTAATGCGGTTTTGGCCGATATCGAGGCGGCTCTCGCCCTGGAAGGTCTCCCCGCTTCTGCTTACCAGACCTTGACCAACTTGTATACCTACCTGGACAAACATCGTGACCACATCGATTACGCTAAATTTAAAGAGTTGGGGCTACCGATTGGCAGCGGTATCGTTGAAAGTGCTTGCAAGTGGCTCATCCAACAGCGATTCAAAGGGGTGGGTATGCGCTGGAGTGAGGACGGTTTCAACCATTTACTCCATCTCCGCCTGGCTTGGGTCAATGGACGATTTGATGACCTGTTTGTTTTGGCTGTCCCCCCC containing:
- a CDS encoding ISAzo13 family transposase, which encodes MFCHFSPPTFTYAQLKTIFIETAQELKGYARRIFKAKVVKGLGKGGQRRAEEELGWNRGTIRKGMAELEGHFAYLDNFRTRGRKPAEYYLPDLLADIKAIANAVSQTDPTFQTTQLYIRLSAAEVRKQLLEQKGYRDEELPSADTIGHKLNQLDYTLKKVRKSRPLKKKPETDAIFEQLALVNAEADADETMLRLSVDAKGTVLLGLLSRGGYNRVTVKALDHDYRPDKMVTPGGVFLPQFNETYIFLTTSPVTSDLIVDCIEHVWTMNKARFPLVKTLVINQDNGPECHSRRTQFMKRITQLADETQQTIEWAYYPPYHSKYNPIERVWGVLENYWNGSLLDTLETVFHFAQNMTYNGVHPVVEIVKKNYYTGVKLTQKAMDELENRFERLPGLEKYFVRISPFPNSILG